A genome region from Glutamicibacter arilaitensis Re117 includes the following:
- a CDS encoding SdrD B-like domain-containing protein yields the protein MLAVLLSFGSVMGMGGTIAAAATPGISVDVNLGNEKFDGTSVVTENQQLTMMLQYDGTKVVPGSTVAIKLGANVSVASVPAGNDAVKSIQQDPNDPNTVLVTFADPWPAGSGQGVLALDFVVNPVENSSLDKISWSVDGEESSLEVIIKNGGDEFANVNDGSSKHISKNGNLNKFMKYDPDTQKVSVDPAVIGAPVEYTLTVGTNAANPGYAISDVLPETMSYIAGSFTAAQSTWDENGLNKAQSAVEFAPVVNGSTFAGELDLPGPSQTVITYKAAVADESARAALEAQLQAEADKVNKENGGSYRVNLKNTATLGEADREATMSIGGNIAGTVSGLPGPNSGGLKKSANWSSQNVDPAEDGTLDPAQDITYTIASDLRSWDGSNVKKTLTDNVIISDALPTQATWNTGDPSFVTATGIELEQIAPVALAAFAGDDYVGTYFVEGQKMHINIGKGTDLNVSVSAKATIHTVSGLSKGWTDVPGQSKYQLANRAEWKLNTEYGPGKNGYNNVVNLLAQESNEEGFNAPNYFKKRSDAAMVEIDPGTSAPVKYTFTVGAGKGIDLTKSTIIDYVDTKVFEVSDLEQIASQITATYEWWRTMAPEDFTVSLNDQQQLVIKLSEAGAGKVAEWGIDKQFSLDLTLNTKEFAGKQTLQIKNKATLFGEDGKALYWSEAVSEATSYGDEAEIRKSVRDSPNQDWTQNLRAEVDPDGKLVQPKYVYNVALIPHGNYTGVKIFDVVDVLPAGMKFLGFVPDSSVDSHINASMDVQDLKGNVQARYDAPSADAPSGTVVLYQKQGTVLDASQGAASVNVLVEIVDFEADVAIENIIGSTKATITPTDGYPLSISKVDAEDTLNVISDENARFQILDAEGTVVVDDVFVMDGALRVASGEEIKNVTVPAPGTYKVKEVVAPAGYELSEELLEVTVAADGSSEAAVFYNVPGEAPAKTFAVGDYVWVDGNKDGVQGDAEVLEGVKVALLDGNGEVVSETATDANGRYIFDELPAGDYQVKFELTEEQAAKYEFTSQDAGEDDATDSDADPQTGLTIKFTLDEQNTALTKEYSDQEVKATEGIDPTWDAGVVLKQEPKVSVGDYVWVDENKDGIQDDAEPGIENVVLTLVGPEGEPVIDVNGDPVGPTTTDENGFYTFENLPVLEDGQSYTVIIDQEASKEPLAPYVPTVENGTDREGDSSTWEAKSEGLTNDGDRDPTLDFGFVVKPVPTEPVEPTEPTVDPTEPTVDPTEPVEPTEPTVDPTEPTVDPTEPTVDPTEPTVDPTEPTVDPTEPTVDPTEPTVDPTEPTVDPTEPTVDPTEPTVDPTEPTVDPTEPTVDPTEPTVDPTEPTVDPTEPTVDPTEPTVDPTEPTVDPTEPTVDPTEPTVDPTEPTVDPTEPVEPTEPTVDPTEPTVDPTEPTVDPTEPTVDPTEPTVDPTEPTVEPTEPTDPVEPTDSTDPAEPTDSTDPAEPTDSTDPAEPTDSTVGSTEPSESDEAEENVVQKSTPTEDSSEAPQSSEKDDKLADTGFTAMYVLIAGLLLAAAGVLMSRRSNRRHG from the coding sequence ATGCTGGCCGTGCTATTGTCCTTCGGTTCGGTGATGGGTATGGGTGGAACCATCGCTGCGGCCGCGACTCCCGGTATCAGCGTTGATGTCAATCTCGGCAACGAGAAATTCGATGGCACATCCGTAGTCACCGAGAACCAGCAGCTGACCATGATGCTCCAGTACGACGGAACCAAGGTGGTTCCGGGATCGACCGTGGCCATCAAGCTCGGTGCGAACGTGTCCGTGGCTTCTGTTCCGGCCGGCAATGATGCGGTGAAGTCCATCCAGCAGGATCCCAATGATCCGAACACCGTGCTGGTGACCTTCGCCGACCCATGGCCCGCTGGCAGCGGCCAGGGCGTCCTCGCCCTGGATTTCGTAGTGAACCCGGTCGAAAACAGCTCGCTGGATAAGATCTCCTGGTCGGTTGACGGCGAAGAGAGCTCGCTTGAGGTGATCATCAAGAACGGCGGCGACGAATTCGCCAACGTGAATGACGGCTCGAGCAAGCACATTTCCAAAAACGGCAATCTGAACAAGTTCATGAAATACGATCCGGATACCCAGAAGGTCAGCGTTGACCCGGCGGTCATCGGTGCGCCAGTGGAGTACACCCTCACCGTTGGCACCAATGCCGCTAATCCGGGCTATGCAATTTCCGATGTCCTGCCGGAAACCATGTCTTATATAGCGGGCTCGTTCACCGCGGCGCAAAGCACCTGGGACGAGAACGGCTTGAACAAGGCCCAATCCGCCGTGGAATTCGCCCCCGTCGTCAACGGGAGTACCTTTGCTGGCGAGCTGGATCTGCCAGGTCCTTCCCAGACCGTGATCACCTACAAGGCCGCCGTTGCCGATGAGTCCGCACGCGCAGCCCTGGAAGCACAGCTGCAGGCCGAAGCGGACAAGGTCAACAAGGAAAATGGCGGCAGCTACCGCGTCAACCTGAAGAACACCGCAACCTTGGGTGAGGCGGACCGCGAAGCGACCATGAGCATCGGCGGAAACATCGCCGGTACCGTTTCCGGCCTGCCCGGACCGAACAGCGGCGGACTGAAGAAGAGCGCTAACTGGAGCTCGCAGAACGTCGATCCTGCCGAGGACGGCACCCTGGATCCCGCCCAGGACATCACTTATACCATCGCCTCGGATCTGCGCTCCTGGGACGGTTCCAACGTCAAGAAGACTCTGACGGATAACGTCATCATCTCCGATGCATTGCCGACCCAAGCCACCTGGAATACCGGGGACCCTTCCTTCGTGACCGCTACGGGCATCGAGCTGGAGCAGATTGCTCCGGTCGCCCTGGCCGCTTTTGCCGGCGACGACTACGTGGGAACGTACTTCGTTGAGGGCCAGAAGATGCACATCAACATCGGCAAGGGAACCGATCTGAATGTATCGGTCAGCGCGAAGGCCACGATCCACACCGTCAGCGGCCTTTCCAAAGGCTGGACCGATGTACCGGGCCAAAGCAAGTACCAGCTGGCAAACCGCGCCGAATGGAAACTGAACACGGAATACGGGCCGGGCAAGAATGGGTACAACAACGTTGTGAACCTGCTGGCCCAGGAATCCAATGAGGAAGGGTTCAACGCACCGAACTACTTCAAGAAGAGGAGCGATGCAGCCATGGTCGAGATTGATCCCGGCACTTCGGCTCCGGTGAAGTACACCTTTACCGTTGGGGCAGGCAAGGGCATCGACCTGACCAAGAGCACGATCATCGACTACGTGGACACCAAGGTCTTCGAGGTCAGCGACCTCGAGCAGATTGCCTCGCAGATTACCGCCACCTACGAATGGTGGCGCACCATGGCGCCCGAAGATTTCACTGTCTCGCTCAATGACCAGCAGCAGCTGGTCATCAAGCTGAGCGAAGCCGGCGCCGGCAAGGTCGCCGAGTGGGGAATCGACAAGCAGTTCTCCCTTGACCTGACGCTGAACACCAAGGAATTCGCTGGAAAGCAGACCTTGCAGATCAAGAACAAGGCCACCCTCTTCGGCGAAGACGGCAAGGCGTTGTACTGGTCCGAGGCCGTGAGCGAAGCGACCTCGTACGGCGACGAAGCGGAGATCCGCAAGAGCGTGCGCGACAGCCCGAACCAGGACTGGACCCAGAATCTTCGCGCTGAAGTCGATCCGGACGGGAAACTGGTCCAGCCGAAGTACGTATACAACGTGGCACTGATTCCCCACGGCAACTACACCGGTGTCAAGATCTTCGACGTCGTTGACGTGCTGCCAGCGGGAATGAAATTCCTCGGGTTCGTCCCGGATTCCAGCGTTGATTCCCACATCAATGCGAGCATGGATGTCCAGGACCTGAAGGGCAACGTCCAGGCCCGCTACGACGCTCCGAGCGCCGATGCTCCGTCCGGCACCGTGGTGCTGTACCAGAAGCAGGGTACGGTACTTGATGCCTCGCAGGGTGCTGCCTCGGTGAACGTCCTCGTCGAGATCGTTGATTTCGAAGCAGACGTGGCAATCGAGAACATCATCGGCAGCACGAAGGCAACGATTACGCCGACCGATGGCTACCCGCTGTCTATTTCCAAGGTCGATGCAGAAGATACTCTCAACGTCATCTCGGATGAGAACGCCCGCTTCCAGATCCTGGACGCTGAAGGCACGGTTGTCGTCGATGATGTCTTTGTCATGGACGGTGCCCTGCGCGTGGCTTCCGGCGAGGAAATCAAGAACGTGACGGTTCCCGCCCCAGGCACCTACAAGGTCAAGGAAGTCGTTGCCCCAGCAGGGTATGAGCTTTCCGAAGAACTGCTGGAGGTCACCGTTGCCGCGGACGGCTCGTCCGAAGCCGCCGTCTTCTACAACGTCCCGGGAGAGGCGCCGGCCAAGACCTTTGCCGTAGGCGACTACGTTTGGGTTGATGGCAACAAGGACGGCGTCCAGGGTGATGCCGAGGTCCTTGAAGGCGTCAAGGTCGCTCTACTTGATGGCAATGGCGAGGTCGTCAGCGAGACGGCCACCGATGCCAACGGCCGCTATATCTTCGATGAATTGCCAGCTGGCGATTACCAGGTGAAGTTCGAGCTGACCGAAGAGCAGGCTGCGAAGTACGAGTTCACTTCGCAGGATGCTGGCGAGGATGATGCCACCGACTCGGATGCTGATCCGCAGACCGGCCTGACCATCAAGTTCACCCTGGACGAGCAGAACACCGCCCTGACCAAGGAATACTCTGATCAGGAAGTCAAGGCTACCGAGGGTATCGACCCGACGTGGGATGCCGGTGTAGTCCTGAAGCAGGAACCGAAGGTTTCTGTTGGCGACTACGTCTGGGTTGATGAGAACAAGGATGGCATCCAGGACGATGCCGAGCCTGGGATCGAAAACGTCGTTCTCACCCTGGTTGGCCCTGAGGGCGAACCGGTGATCGATGTTAACGGTGATCCTGTAGGACCGACCACCACCGACGAAAACGGCTTCTACACCTTCGAGAATCTTCCGGTTCTCGAAGACGGACAGTCGTACACCGTGATTATCGACCAGGAAGCTTCCAAGGAGCCATTGGCTCCTTATGTTCCAACGGTTGAGAACGGCACCGATCGCGAAGGCGATTCCTCGACTTGGGAAGCCAAGTCCGAGGGGCTGACCAACGACGGCGACCGCGATCCAACCCTGGACTTCGGATTTGTCGTCAAGCCAGTCCCGACCGAGCCTGTTGAGCCGACCGAGCCGACTGTGGATCCGACGGAACCTACTGTTGACCCGACTGAGCCTGTTGAGCCGACCGAGCCGACTGTGGATCCGACTGAGCCGACTGTGGATCCGACTGAGCCGACTGTGGATCCGACTGAGCCGACTGTGGATCCTACGGAACCGACTGTGGATCCGACTGAGCCGACTGTGGATCCTACGGAACCTACTGTTGACCCGACTGAGCCGACTGTGGATCCGACCGAGCCGACTGTGGATCCTACGGAACCTACTGTTGACCCGACTGAGCCGACTGTGGATCCTACGGAACCTACTGTTGACCCGACTGAGCCGACTGTGGATCCTACGGAACCTACTGTTGACCCGACTGAGCCGACTGTGGATCCTACGGAACCTACTGTTGACCCGACTGAGCCGACTGTGGATCCTACGGAACCTACTGTTGACCCGACTGAGCCGACTGTGGATCCTACGGAACCTACTGTTGACCCGACTGAGCCTGTTGAGCCGACCGAGCCGACTGTAGATCCTACGGAACCTACTGTTGACCCGACTGAGCCGACTGTGGACCCTACGGAACCTACTGTTGACCCGACTGAGCCGACTGTGGACCCTACGGAACCTACTGTTGAGCCGACCGAGCCTACTGATCCGGTTGAGCCTACTGACTCGACTGATCCGGCTGAGCCTACTGACTCGACTGATCCGGCTGAGCCTACTGACTCGACTGATCCGGCTGAGCCTACTGACTCGACTGTGGGTTCTACGGAACCTAGTGAATCCGATGAAGCCGAGGAAAACGTCGTTCAGAAGTCGACTCCGACTGAGGACTCATCCGAAGCTCCGCAGTCGTCCGAAAAGGATGACAAGCTTGCAGACACCGGGTTCACTGCGATGTACGTGTTGATTGCTGGACTCCTCTTGGCAGCTGCCGGTGTGCTGATGTCTCGGCGCAGCAACCGCCGTCATGGCTGA
- a CDS encoding helix-turn-helix transcriptional regulator, which yields MLYLRMNGMYVQSGEAALRMRNALHKAYAANAVRPTLAALAQAQAGNSLFMAGLGTEAQQSYELALESARRTGNAFLLSGSAGKLALLHALKGNAAAAAGYLSEHEQHLSQVSRDIASVDREAILARACLALRTLDAELVRFELSKLPRTPDMNELWPVHAYLLAAEKIILGLPSAAEKLILQLRRQRSASSRAPLARGLLDDILAAVALLERSYFSEEFDRSAIDPALLAVKNLVDGDPDAAMAQLRHGRESMGLRVGSNLAKYAEIIARSAAGPTGESVAMIRLIHEDSGGLYEIAMLKLIPGWTAIGSLLELAPEFDHRLTRLAGEQHSGPVARPALTPREREVLWHLREGKSRKEIAEETFRSENTIKTQIRSLYRKLGATSLEQMLLQARTLGL from the coding sequence ATGCTCTACCTGCGGATGAACGGCATGTATGTCCAGTCCGGGGAAGCGGCGCTGCGGATGCGCAACGCGCTGCACAAAGCCTATGCGGCCAATGCGGTCAGGCCAACACTGGCAGCGCTGGCCCAGGCCCAGGCAGGCAACAGCTTATTCATGGCCGGGCTGGGAACTGAAGCGCAGCAATCCTACGAACTGGCGCTGGAATCCGCTCGGAGAACCGGCAATGCTTTCTTGCTCTCAGGCTCGGCCGGAAAACTTGCATTGCTGCATGCGCTGAAAGGCAACGCCGCTGCCGCCGCTGGCTACTTGAGCGAACACGAACAGCACCTTTCCCAAGTGAGCCGGGACATTGCGAGTGTGGATCGCGAAGCGATCCTGGCTCGCGCGTGCCTTGCGCTGAGGACCCTCGACGCGGAACTGGTGCGATTCGAGCTGTCAAAGCTTCCCCGAACCCCTGACATGAACGAATTGTGGCCGGTGCACGCCTACTTGCTAGCCGCAGAGAAGATCATCCTGGGCCTGCCATCCGCAGCGGAAAAACTCATCCTCCAACTGCGCAGGCAACGTTCCGCGTCGTCGCGAGCTCCGCTGGCGCGAGGGCTGCTTGATGACATTCTGGCCGCCGTCGCACTGCTCGAACGTTCCTATTTTTCCGAAGAGTTCGACCGCAGCGCAATCGATCCGGCATTGCTGGCAGTGAAGAACCTTGTCGATGGCGATCCGGACGCGGCCATGGCACAGCTGCGCCACGGCAGGGAATCCATGGGGCTTCGCGTTGGCAGCAACTTGGCCAAGTATGCGGAAATCATTGCGCGCAGCGCGGCAGGACCAACCGGCGAGAGTGTCGCGATGATCCGGCTGATCCATGAGGATTCAGGCGGCCTTTATGAAATTGCTATGCTCAAACTGATTCCCGGCTGGACTGCGATCGGCAGCCTGCTTGAACTCGCTCCGGAATTCGACCATCGACTCACCCGGTTGGCTGGCGAACAGCATTCCGGGCCCGTTGCCCGGCCCGCACTCACACCCCGTGAACGGGAGGTGCTCTGGCACCTGCGCGAGGGAAAGAGCCGGAAGGAAATAGCCGAAGAAACTTTCCGGTCGGAGAACACCATCAAGACCCAAATCCGAAGCCTGTACCGGAAACTTGGGGCAACGAGCCTGGAACAAATGCTGCTCCAAGCACGGACCTTGGGGCTTTGA
- the allB gene encoding allantoinase AllB, producing the protein MSINEAVGRTSSPTATETTYDLVLRGQQVLTAQGIAPREIGVRDGKIVTVQDLGAGLAAERVIEVASDEVLLPGLVDTHVHVNEPGRTEWEGFESATKAAAAGGVTTIVDMPLNSIPPTVNLEALDIKRAAASKNAYVNVGFWGGAIPGNKKDLRELHEAGVFGFKCFLLHSGVDEFPSLSVGEMEEDMAELASFDSLMIVHAEDSDIIGNSPQPVGGKYAGFLDSRPRDAENTAIAQVIERARKTGVRAHVLHLSSSDALQMIREAKAEGVLLTVETCPHYLTLLAEEIPDGATAFKCCPPIRENDNRELLWKGLEEGVIDCIVSDHSPSTIDLKDVENGDFGVAWGGVASLQLGLPLIWSEAKKRGLKLEQVVQWMGVNPSKLAGLSAKGSIEEGKDADFAVFAPEDTFEVDVQKLHHKNPISPYQGKTLSGVVRRSIIAGADVDFQKPTGQLIRRES; encoded by the coding sequence ATGAGCATCAACGAAGCTGTTGGCCGCACATCGTCCCCGACCGCCACCGAGACCACCTATGACCTGGTGCTGCGCGGCCAGCAAGTACTGACCGCCCAAGGCATTGCCCCGCGCGAAATCGGCGTGCGCGACGGAAAGATCGTTACCGTGCAGGATTTGGGTGCCGGGCTGGCCGCAGAGCGCGTCATCGAGGTGGCCTCCGACGAGGTCCTGCTGCCCGGGCTCGTTGATACCCATGTGCATGTGAACGAGCCAGGCCGCACCGAGTGGGAAGGCTTCGAGTCGGCTACCAAGGCCGCCGCGGCCGGCGGCGTGACCACCATCGTGGACATGCCGCTGAACTCCATCCCGCCCACGGTGAACCTCGAAGCACTGGATATCAAGCGCGCGGCCGCTTCCAAGAACGCCTATGTCAACGTCGGCTTCTGGGGCGGTGCCATCCCGGGCAACAAGAAGGATTTGCGTGAGCTGCACGAGGCCGGAGTCTTCGGCTTCAAATGCTTCCTGCTGCATTCGGGAGTCGACGAGTTCCCGTCCCTGAGCGTTGGCGAGATGGAAGAGGACATGGCCGAACTGGCCTCCTTCGACTCGCTGATGATCGTGCACGCCGAGGACTCCGATATCATCGGCAACTCCCCGCAGCCGGTGGGCGGCAAGTACGCCGGCTTCCTGGACTCGCGCCCGCGCGATGCCGAGAACACCGCTATCGCGCAGGTGATCGAACGCGCCCGCAAGACCGGAGTGCGCGCCCACGTGCTGCACCTGTCCAGCTCGGATGCGCTTCAGATGATCCGCGAAGCGAAGGCCGAGGGCGTGTTGCTCACCGTGGAAACCTGCCCGCACTACCTGACCTTGCTGGCCGAGGAAATCCCCGACGGCGCCACCGCCTTCAAATGCTGCCCGCCGATCCGCGAGAACGACAACCGCGAGCTGCTCTGGAAGGGCCTGGAAGAAGGCGTCATCGACTGCATCGTTTCGGATCATTCCCCATCGACCATCGATCTGAAGGATGTGGAGAACGGCGACTTCGGCGTGGCCTGGGGCGGAGTGGCTTCGCTGCAGCTGGGCCTGCCCCTGATCTGGAGCGAGGCGAAGAAGCGCGGACTGAAGCTGGAACAGGTTGTGCAGTGGATGGGCGTGAATCCCTCGAAGCTTGCCGGCCTGAGCGCCAAGGGCAGCATCGAGGAAGGCAAGGATGCCGACTTCGCGGTCTTCGCTCCGGAGGACACCTTCGAGGTGGACGTTCAGAAGCTGCACCACAAGAACCCGATCTCCCCGTACCAGGGCAAGACGCTAAGCGGCGTGGTCCGCCGGTCCATCATTGCCGGGGCCGACGTGGACTTCCAGAAGCCAACGGGGCAGCTGATTCGCCGCGAGAGCTAG
- the gcl gene encoding glyoxylate carboligase has protein sequence MPKMRAIDAVVQILAKEGATEAFGLPGAAINPLYSAMKAHGGIRHTLHRHVEGASHAADGYSRATGKIGLCLGTSGPAGTDMITGLYAAIADSIPMLCITGQAPTNVLHKEDFQAVDIESIAKPVTKYASTILEPGLVPGTFAKAFQIMRSGRPGPALLDLPINVQMAEIDFDIDAYEPLPVQQPAATRGQAEKIVDLLLSGAKPIIIAGGGIINANASGQLVALAEELNIPISPTLMGWGSIPDDHRLQSGMVGIQTHTKCGNATFLESDVVLGLGNRWANRHTGDLATYRAGRKFIHVDIEGTQIGRVFSPDLGITSDAGAAIDAILEVVRECKAAGTLPDYSAWADECTARKSTGHRKTNFENIPIKPQRVYQEMNAAFGQDTTYVSTIGLSQIAGAQMLHVYKPRNWINAGQAGPLGWTGPAALGVVRGKPGEKVVALSGDYDFQFMIEELAVGAQFKLPYVHVVVNNSYLGLIRQSQRAFEMDYHVSLGFDNINSPETKGYGVDHVKVAEGLGCKAVRIEDPSQLAAGFAQANALAEQHQVPVVVEVILEKVTNIAMGAQLDAVNEFEDLALDAADAPTALVPMAATATVGA, from the coding sequence ATGCCCAAGATGCGCGCAATCGACGCCGTCGTGCAGATCCTGGCCAAGGAAGGCGCCACCGAGGCGTTCGGCCTGCCAGGCGCTGCCATCAACCCGCTGTATTCGGCCATGAAGGCCCACGGCGGAATCCGCCACACCCTGCACCGCCACGTCGAGGGTGCCAGCCATGCCGCCGACGGCTACTCGCGGGCCACCGGCAAGATCGGCCTGTGCCTTGGCACCTCCGGCCCGGCCGGCACCGACATGATCACCGGGCTGTATGCCGCGATCGCCGACTCCATTCCAATGCTGTGCATCACCGGGCAGGCTCCGACCAATGTGCTGCACAAGGAAGATTTCCAGGCGGTGGACATCGAGTCCATCGCCAAGCCGGTCACCAAATACGCCTCCACCATCTTGGAACCGGGACTGGTTCCGGGCACCTTCGCCAAGGCCTTCCAGATCATGCGCTCGGGCCGGCCCGGCCCGGCACTGCTCGATTTGCCGATCAACGTGCAGATGGCCGAAATCGACTTCGACATCGACGCCTACGAGCCATTGCCGGTCCAGCAGCCGGCGGCCACCCGGGGCCAGGCCGAGAAGATCGTGGACTTGCTCCTTTCGGGAGCAAAGCCGATCATCATCGCTGGCGGCGGCATTATCAACGCCAACGCCAGTGGGCAATTGGTTGCATTGGCCGAAGAGTTGAACATCCCGATTTCCCCGACCTTGATGGGTTGGGGCTCCATCCCTGATGACCACCGCCTGCAGTCGGGCATGGTGGGCATCCAGACCCATACCAAGTGCGGCAACGCGACATTCTTGGAATCGGATGTGGTGCTTGGCCTGGGCAACCGCTGGGCCAACCGCCACACCGGAGATCTGGCCACCTACCGCGCGGGACGCAAGTTCATCCACGTGGATATCGAAGGCACGCAGATCGGCCGCGTGTTCTCCCCTGATCTGGGGATCACCTCGGATGCCGGGGCCGCCATCGACGCCATCTTGGAGGTCGTGCGCGAATGCAAGGCCGCCGGCACCCTGCCCGACTATTCGGCGTGGGCCGATGAGTGCACCGCACGCAAGTCCACCGGACACCGCAAGACCAACTTCGAGAACATCCCGATCAAGCCGCAGCGCGTCTACCAGGAAATGAACGCCGCTTTCGGACAGGACACCACCTACGTGTCCACCATCGGGTTGAGCCAGATCGCCGGCGCGCAGATGCTGCATGTCTACAAGCCGCGCAACTGGATCAATGCCGGGCAGGCCGGCCCGCTGGGCTGGACCGGACCGGCGGCCCTGGGCGTGGTGCGTGGCAAGCCCGGGGAAAAGGTCGTGGCCCTCTCCGGCGACTACGACTTCCAGTTCATGATCGAGGAGCTGGCCGTCGGCGCGCAGTTCAAGCTGCCGTACGTGCACGTGGTGGTCAACAATTCCTATTTGGGCTTGATCCGCCAGTCCCAGCGCGCCTTCGAGATGGACTACCACGTCTCCCTGGGATTCGATAACATCAACTCCCCGGAGACCAAGGGCTACGGCGTGGATCATGTGAAGGTCGCCGAAGGCTTGGGCTGCAAGGCCGTGCGCATCGAGGATCCGAGCCAGCTCGCTGCCGGATTCGCGCAGGCCAACGCGCTGGCCGAGCAGCATCAGGTGCCGGTCGTGGTGGAAGTGATCCTGGAAAAGGTCACCAACATTGCCATGGGTGCGCAACTGGACGCCGTCAATGAATTCGAAGACCTGGCCTTGGACGCCGCCGATGCACCAACCGCGTTGGTGCCGATGGCAGCCACGGCCACCGTGGGTGCGTGA
- a CDS encoding 2-hydroxy-3-oxopropionate reductase — protein MSQNIAFIGLGIMGLPMAKNLINTGYNVTGYNRSDKAGNELAAAGGTKAASIAEAVADADAIITMVPDSPDVQAVVLGADGVFANAKPGALWIDNSSIRPDVAVELAATALDAGLRPLDAPVSGGEAGAIEGMLSIMVGGEQADFEAAKPVLEAVGKTIVLVGPSGSGQTVKAANQLIVAANIQALSEAVIFLEAYGVDTDAAITVLGGGLAGSKVLDQKAQKILDREFAPGFRLALHNKDMGIVTSAAREAGVVLPLGALVAQLVTSTVASGDGALDHSGLFRGVQRLAGKIDAPVPA, from the coding sequence ATGTCGCAGAACATCGCCTTCATCGGACTGGGCATTATGGGCCTGCCGATGGCCAAGAACTTGATCAACACCGGCTACAACGTCACTGGCTACAACCGCAGCGACAAGGCGGGCAACGAGCTGGCCGCCGCTGGCGGAACCAAGGCCGCTTCCATCGCCGAAGCCGTGGCCGACGCGGATGCAATCATCACGATGGTCCCGGATTCCCCTGATGTCCAAGCTGTCGTTCTCGGCGCGGACGGCGTTTTCGCGAACGCGAAGCCCGGCGCGCTATGGATCGACAACTCCTCGATCCGCCCCGACGTGGCCGTCGAACTGGCCGCCACGGCCCTCGATGCCGGGCTGCGCCCGCTGGATGCCCCGGTCTCCGGCGGCGAAGCCGGAGCCATCGAGGGCATGCTGTCCATCATGGTCGGCGGCGAGCAGGCTGACTTCGAGGCCGCCAAGCCGGTGCTCGAAGCGGTGGGCAAGACCATCGTGCTGGTGGGCCCTTCGGGCTCCGGGCAGACCGTGAAGGCGGCCAACCAGCTGATCGTTGCGGCCAACATCCAGGCCCTGTCCGAAGCCGTGATCTTCCTCGAAGCCTATGGCGTGGACACCGACGCGGCCATCACGGTGCTCGGCGGGGGACTGGCCGGCTCCAAGGTCCTGGACCAGAAGGCCCAGAAGATCCTGGACCGCGAATTCGCCCCCGGCTTCCGCCTGGCCCTGCACAACAAGGACATGGGCATCGTGACCTCCGCGGCCCGCGAGGCGGGGGTCGTGCTGCCCCTGGGCGCACTGGTTGCCCAGCTGGTCACCTCCACCGTGGCTTCCGGCGACGGGGCATTGGACCATTCAGGCCTCTTCCGCGGGGTACAGCGCCTGGCCGGAAAGATTGACGCCCCGGTCCCGGCCTAG
- a CDS encoding hydroxypyruvate isomerase family protein — protein MPYTLNCSILLTELPLLQRAQAAKQAGFDSVEFWWPFSEAAPSDKQVDDFVASLKNAGVQLDGLNFFAGDMPAGDRGLVSWIGREAEFKANIDVVVAIAQATGCKAFNALYGNRIDGASPAAQDELALENLVAAAQGVAEVGGTVLIEPVSGTEAYPLKTAAQALEVVNTVKAQGAANIALLADFYHLAVNGDDVAAVIEAHAKDFGHIQIADAPGRGAPGTGNLPLQQWISRSMELGYTGKVALEYKQDAATAFNWLANANA, from the coding sequence GTGCCATACACTCTGAACTGCTCGATCCTGCTCACCGAGCTGCCATTGCTGCAGCGCGCACAAGCCGCCAAGCAGGCGGGATTCGACAGCGTTGAATTCTGGTGGCCATTTAGCGAAGCGGCACCAAGCGACAAGCAGGTCGACGATTTCGTTGCCTCCCTCAAGAACGCCGGCGTCCAGCTCGACGGCTTGAACTTCTTCGCCGGCGACATGCCGGCAGGGGACAGGGGCCTTGTCTCCTGGATTGGGCGCGAAGCGGAATTCAAGGCAAATATCGACGTGGTTGTGGCCATCGCCCAGGCCACCGGATGCAAAGCCTTCAACGCCCTATACGGGAATCGCATCGACGGCGCCAGCCCGGCCGCCCAAGACGAACTGGCCCTGGAAAACCTGGTCGCGGCAGCGCAGGGCGTTGCCGAGGTCGGCGGCACGGTGCTCATTGAGCCGGTTTCGGGCACCGAGGCCTATCCGCTGAAAACCGCGGCCCAGGCCTTGGAAGTCGTCAACACGGTCAAGGCGCAGGGTGCGGCAAATATCGCACTGCTGGCCGACTTCTACCACCTGGCGGTCAACGGCGATGATGTCGCTGCGGTCATCGAAGCGCACGCCAAGGACTTCGGGCATATACAGATTGCCGACGCGCCAGGCCGCGGAGCCCCGGGAACTGGCAACTTGCCGCTGCAGCAGTGGATCAGCCGCTCGATGGAACTGGGCTACACCGGCAAGGTGGCCTTGGAGTACAAGCAGGATGCGGCTACCGCCTTCAACTGGCTGGCCAACGCCAACGCCTAA